Proteins from a single region of Sphingopyxis sp. BSN-002:
- a CDS encoding TIR domain-containing protein produces MAYRNKTYIAFDGDEDMHYYRLMTAWAANEKFDFEFHNAHDVNSARDSSKEESIKRQLRERFANSKAFVLLIGEKTHALKKFVEWEIETAIRLELPIVAVNLNGSRSRDAFCPPALYDALAIYVPFNEKIISYALEHWPTSAATHRKNGDAGPYYYKDHVYQGLGIK; encoded by the coding sequence ATGGCTTATCGGAACAAGACTTACATCGCCTTCGATGGCGACGAGGATATGCATTATTACCGCCTCATGACGGCATGGGCGGCAAATGAGAAGTTTGATTTCGAGTTTCACAATGCGCACGACGTTAATTCCGCTCGAGACAGTAGCAAGGAGGAGAGCATCAAGCGTCAGCTGCGTGAGCGCTTTGCCAATTCAAAGGCATTCGTGCTTCTGATCGGTGAGAAGACACACGCGCTGAAAAAGTTCGTCGAATGGGAGATCGAAACCGCGATCCGGCTCGAACTCCCGATCGTCGCTGTAAACCTCAACGGCAGCCGGTCACGTGACGCATTCTGCCCGCCCGCGCTTTACGACGCTCTCGCCATCTATGTGCCGTTCAACGAGAAGATAATCTCTTATGCGTTAGAACACTGGCCGACGAGCGCGGCCACGCATAGAAAGAACGGAGACGCCGGTCCATACTATTACAAAGACCATGTTTATCAGGGCCTCGGCATCAAATAA
- a CDS encoding AAA family ATPase, producing MKLSTAYARFYKSFNFDQVRKLNAKEKLPWDEFRGQNFPYIRVPLDPKITTIVGANESGKSHLLDAIKKAITGKDIKDRDHCRYSPFFGVAQGQRCPPHVGVGWDKLSDDEAKEIAAIVGASFDRFDRFLMFREEPDILKLWLPHGKEWESFDLGASAQDRLAAILPQPFEIKPDVAIPNAIPFAYILDGSAASLADVSRNAARQLLDSVPVLRRLAADPSQITANAQSLNELLQPALQKSVDALTENELASLDLGRRLLIELGKIDPDRLKDLARAVDESDDGYASGLLRKANEQLDRQLNLQRYWVQDRDFGLRVVIRHRELAFTITDRTGSEYMFSERSSGLRYFLSYLIQAQVDRPVASRETILLMDEPDTFLSAEAQQDLMRVFRDLADPVKDREPIQVIYVTHSPFLLDKNHGERIRVLEKGTISDGTRVVPTATQNHYEPLRSAFGAFVGETAFVGAVNVLVEGPSDQIILAAAATAIRKLSPLIEEDSLDLNRIVIVPSGSAGEVPHTLFRIRGQGADKPPTVILLDADAKGLEVKKLLLTDAMLKNNISSELVLDLASVGGGIDGWPAVLEIEDVVPAGLAHAAVASYVEEVMKFREGVRPEFSLAAIQAAIGKGGPLIDAINGVVAKSGGKIEKVGFAQAIARILEHEAPASLAGDLTLFLDRMRILFRAVNKARHQAEREAGTRRLDTLVEQRARLFKMDHPTHARREECRILLDEIEANLNLSVEADAIRNDILTLRGRFELDREPADPVEPYQDFLDGLAALKHAYRRRAGQPEAVDAPARKASEATKVMRPTKKPGPRKAKPASSKD from the coding sequence ATGAAACTGAGTACGGCTTACGCGCGCTTCTACAAATCCTTTAACTTCGACCAGGTCAGGAAACTCAATGCCAAGGAGAAGCTGCCTTGGGATGAATTTCGCGGGCAAAATTTTCCCTATATCCGCGTACCCCTTGATCCCAAAATCACCACGATCGTCGGCGCCAATGAGTCCGGAAAAAGTCACCTGCTGGATGCGATCAAGAAGGCAATTACGGGGAAGGACATCAAGGATCGCGATCATTGTCGTTATTCGCCGTTCTTCGGGGTCGCCCAAGGTCAGCGTTGTCCACCGCACGTCGGGGTCGGCTGGGACAAGCTGTCAGATGACGAAGCCAAGGAGATAGCTGCCATCGTGGGTGCTTCCTTCGACCGCTTCGACCGCTTTCTGATGTTCCGAGAAGAGCCGGACATTCTGAAACTCTGGCTTCCGCATGGGAAAGAATGGGAATCTTTCGACCTCGGCGCCTCTGCGCAAGACAGGCTCGCTGCGATCTTGCCACAGCCATTTGAAATCAAGCCCGACGTCGCAATCCCGAATGCAATTCCCTTTGCGTATATCCTCGACGGCAGCGCGGCTTCACTCGCGGACGTCAGTCGCAATGCCGCGCGCCAACTCCTGGATTCGGTACCGGTCCTCCGCCGATTGGCGGCCGACCCCTCCCAAATCACGGCCAATGCGCAATCGCTCAACGAGCTTTTGCAGCCCGCACTTCAAAAATCAGTGGATGCCCTGACCGAAAATGAACTCGCTTCCTTGGACCTTGGTCGCAGGCTGCTCATCGAGCTGGGCAAGATCGATCCTGATCGGCTGAAAGATCTCGCAAGAGCGGTCGACGAAAGCGACGACGGCTATGCCAGCGGGCTGCTGCGCAAAGCAAACGAGCAACTCGATCGTCAGCTCAACCTTCAACGCTATTGGGTACAGGATCGCGACTTCGGCCTACGCGTGGTTATTCGGCACCGCGAGCTTGCATTCACGATCACAGACCGGACCGGTAGCGAATATATGTTCTCGGAGCGAAGCAGCGGCCTTCGGTACTTCCTGTCGTACCTCATTCAGGCTCAGGTAGACCGCCCCGTCGCTTCGCGGGAAACGATCCTCCTGATGGACGAGCCCGATACCTTCCTTTCAGCGGAGGCGCAGCAGGACCTGATGAGGGTGTTCCGTGATCTCGCCGATCCCGTTAAGGATCGAGAGCCGATCCAGGTCATCTACGTTACGCACTCTCCCTTTCTACTCGACAAGAACCATGGCGAGCGCATCCGCGTGCTGGAAAAAGGTACGATTAGCGACGGCACTCGCGTGGTGCCGACCGCCACGCAAAATCACTATGAACCACTGCGATCGGCGTTTGGTGCTTTCGTCGGCGAAACGGCCTTCGTCGGGGCAGTCAATGTCCTCGTCGAGGGTCCGTCGGATCAGATCATTCTGGCCGCCGCGGCGACTGCCATACGCAAATTGTCTCCGCTCATTGAAGAGGACTCGCTCGACCTCAACCGGATCGTGATCGTGCCGTCGGGTTCCGCAGGAGAAGTTCCGCACACACTCTTTCGTATCCGAGGGCAGGGCGCGGATAAGCCGCCCACGGTCATATTGCTCGACGCAGACGCAAAGGGCTTGGAAGTCAAGAAATTGCTTCTCACCGACGCGATGCTGAAGAACAATATTTCCAGCGAGCTCGTACTCGATCTGGCTTCAGTGGGCGGCGGCATCGACGGGTGGCCGGCGGTGTTGGAGATCGAGGATGTCGTACCCGCGGGTCTCGCTCACGCCGCGGTAGCGTCCTATGTCGAGGAGGTTATGAAGTTCAGGGAAGGGGTGCGACCTGAATTTTCGCTCGCGGCTATCCAAGCAGCGATCGGTAAAGGCGGCCCGCTGATCGACGCCATCAATGGCGTGGTTGCGAAGAGCGGCGGGAAAATCGAGAAGGTCGGATTTGCTCAAGCCATTGCGCGCATTCTCGAGCACGAGGCGCCGGCATCGCTCGCCGGCGACTTAACGCTCTTCCTCGACCGCATGCGTATCCTGTTTCGAGCGGTCAACAAGGCACGGCATCAAGCTGAGCGCGAAGCGGGGACGCGGCGGCTCGATACGCTTGTCGAACAGCGCGCCCGCCTTTTCAAAATGGATCATCCAACTCATGCCCGGCGCGAGGAATGCCGAATTCTGCTCGACGAAATTGAAGCCAATCTCAATTTGTCAGTTGAAGCCGATGCGATCCGCAATGACATATTGACGTTGCGGGGCCGGTTCGAGCTAGATCGCGAGCCAGCCGATCCCGTGGAACCCTATCAGGACTTTCTCGATGGCCTGGCTGCTCTCAAACATGCGTATCGGCGGCGGGCCGGGCAACCAGAAGCCGTGGATGCTCCCGCTCGCAAGGCGTCCGAGGCGACAAAGGTCATGCGGCCGACGAAGAAGCCCGGTCCCCGAAAGGCCAAGCCAGCATCGTCTAAGGACTAA
- a CDS encoding autorepressor SdpR family transcription factor yields MSSVFKALSDPTRRRVLQLLRAGPMSAGELSDQFDVSKPTMSAHFLVLKEADLIHAEKAGKSIIYHLKLSVLEEALLGFVHSFGLGADAPAPSPLATKETLG; encoded by the coding sequence ATGTCTTCAGTCTTCAAAGCTCTTTCCGATCCAACACGTCGCCGCGTCCTGCAGCTTTTGCGTGCCGGGCCGATGAGCGCGGGCGAGCTAAGTGATCAGTTCGACGTCTCCAAGCCCACGATGTCTGCGCATTTCCTTGTGCTGAAGGAAGCCGATCTTATCCACGCCGAGAAGGCTGGCAAGTCGATCATCTATCATCTGAAGCTCTCCGTGCTTGAGGAAGCACTGCTCGGCTTCGTCCATTCATTCGGTCTTGGCGCGGATGCTCCGGCGCCGTCCCCCCTGGCCACCAAGGAGACTTTGGGATGA
- a CDS encoding SdpI family protein: MNSEIKVSLAWAGAIIGLSLGATALLTLGYIGDDTATRVIGINGLMVAWYGNRMPKALAPNSVARRIQRVGGWSFVLSGIVYAGLWIFAPIDLAVFVGCGAVLAGMAVTFAYGAALRKKARTT, encoded by the coding sequence ATGAACAGTGAAATCAAGGTGAGCCTTGCATGGGCCGGAGCCATCATCGGACTGTCGCTGGGCGCAACGGCACTGTTGACCCTCGGCTATATCGGCGACGATACCGCGACGCGCGTCATCGGAATCAACGGCCTTATGGTCGCTTGGTACGGCAATCGCATGCCCAAGGCGCTTGCCCCGAACAGCGTCGCGCGGCGCATTCAACGGGTCGGCGGCTGGTCCTTCGTGTTGAGCGGGATCGTCTATGCAGGTCTTTGGATCTTCGCTCCGATCGACTTGGCGGTATTTGTCGGATGCGGCGCCGTGCTTGCCGGGATGGCGGTCACATTTGCCTATGGCGCGGCGCTGCGGAAAAAAGCCAGAACGACATGA
- a CDS encoding helix-turn-helix transcriptional regulator: MDWRKIVGANLRRLRLERKLTQEQLAHDSELDLTYVGGIERAVKNPSVMVLGRLAKSLEVHPREFFEDI; encoded by the coding sequence ATGGACTGGAGGAAAATCGTTGGCGCTAACCTGAGACGGCTTCGGCTTGAGCGGAAGCTTACGCAGGAACAGCTGGCGCACGATTCCGAGCTCGATCTGACGTATGTCGGAGGAATTGAGCGAGCGGTGAAAAACCCTTCGGTGATGGTGCTCGGACGACTGGCGAAGTCGTTGGAAGTTCACCCGCGCGAGTTTTTCGAAGATATCTGA
- a CDS encoding DUF5681 domain-containing protein, translating into MNDDEKVGYRRPPRKNRFRPGRSGNPTGRPRKAKAKDERSDADIVIEIGEQIVEINGRKMTRKELLYEAAFARAIKGDTATLRILVGMMEKKDAKQCQRGGGVLVVPGTMPINEWSAAAALQQARYREASYGKDKF; encoded by the coding sequence ACGAAAAGGTCGGATATCGCCGGCCGCCCAGGAAGAACCGGTTCCGTCCGGGTCGGTCGGGCAATCCGACGGGCCGCCCGCGCAAGGCGAAGGCGAAGGATGAGCGTAGCGATGCCGACATTGTCATCGAGATCGGCGAGCAGATTGTCGAGATCAATGGACGGAAAATGACACGGAAGGAGCTCCTCTACGAGGCGGCTTTCGCGCGCGCCATCAAGGGCGATACGGCGACATTGCGTATTTTGGTCGGCATGATGGAGAAGAAGGACGCGAAGCAGTGCCAGCGTGGCGGCGGCGTGCTTGTCGTGCCGGGGACGATGCCGATCAATGAATGGAGCGCTGCGGCGGCGCTGCAGCAGGCTCGCTATCGCGAAGCGAGCTATGGAAAAGACAAATTCTAG